From the genome of Sphingomonas sp. HMP6, one region includes:
- the erpA gene encoding iron-sulfur cluster insertion protein ErpA, with protein sequence MATLAPEIALTPSAAARVATIAAKQGKPAILRLSVDGGGCSGFQYKFGFADAIDSDDAVAEQDGVRLVVDSISLDLVRGSAVDYVEELGGAAFKVTNPNAASGCGCGSSFAV encoded by the coding sequence ATGGCCACGCTAGCTCCCGAAATCGCTTTGACCCCCTCCGCTGCGGCGCGCGTTGCGACGATTGCGGCCAAGCAGGGTAAACCCGCGATCTTGCGCCTGTCGGTCGATGGCGGCGGATGCTCGGGCTTCCAGTACAAATTCGGCTTCGCCGATGCCATTGACAGCGACGATGCTGTTGCCGAACAGGATGGCGTGCGGCTGGTGGTTGACTCGATCAGTCTCGATCTCGTGCGCGGGTCCGCGGTCGATTATGTCGAGGAATTGGGCGGCGCGGCGTTCAAGGTGACCAACCCCAACGCCGCATCGGGTTGCGGTTGCGGTTCCAGCTTCGCGGTGTAA
- the xth gene encoding exodeoxyribonuclease III: MKIVTFNINGIKARLPRLIEYLAEQQPDVVCLQELKTSDETFPEDAIREAGYGAIWHGQKSWNGVAVLAKGQDPVERQRGLAGEPEDEHSRYLEAEVNGVTIASLYLPNGNPQPGPKFDYKLRWIDRLRARALELLAEETPVVLAGDYNVIPNDDDTYSVRAMQDDALMQPESRAGFRALVAQGWTDALRTRYPSGGVWTFWDYQAGAWQRDAGFRIDHLLLSPIAADRLVDAGVDKDYRAREKASDHAPTWCTLR, translated from the coding sequence GTGAAGATCGTCACCTTCAATATCAATGGCATCAAGGCACGCTTGCCGCGGCTGATCGAGTATCTGGCCGAGCAGCAGCCCGATGTGGTGTGCCTGCAGGAACTCAAGACCAGCGACGAGACCTTTCCCGAGGATGCCATCCGCGAGGCGGGCTATGGGGCGATCTGGCATGGGCAGAAGAGCTGGAACGGGGTTGCGGTGCTGGCCAAGGGGCAGGACCCGGTCGAGCGGCAGCGCGGGCTGGCGGGTGAGCCGGAGGACGAACACAGCCGCTATCTGGAGGCCGAGGTGAACGGGGTGACGATCGCCTCGCTTTACCTGCCCAACGGCAATCCGCAGCCGGGGCCGAAGTTCGACTATAAATTGCGCTGGATCGACCGGCTGCGCGCGCGGGCGCTCGAGTTGCTTGCCGAGGAGACGCCGGTGGTGCTGGCGGGGGATTACAACGTTATTCCCAATGACGACGACACCTATTCGGTCCGTGCGATGCAGGATGATGCGCTGATGCAGCCGGAAAGCCGCGCTGGCTTTCGCGCGTTGGTCGCGCAGGGCTGGACCGATGCGTTGCGCACACGGTACCCGAGCGGGGGCGTGTGGACCTTCTGGGACTATCAAGCGGGCGCGTGGCAGCGCGACGCCGGGTTCCGCATCGATCATCTATTGCTCTCGCCGATCGCGGCGGACCGGCTGGTGGATGCCGGTGTCGACAAGGACTATCGCGCGCGGGAAAAGGCGAGCGACCATGCGCCGACCTGGTGCACCTTGCGATGA